In Deinococcus misasensis DSM 22328, one DNA window encodes the following:
- a CDS encoding bifunctional transcriptional activator/DNA repair enzyme AdaA has translation MPLPSVAEMIKAMLDSNPAFEGVFFTAVRTTRIFCRPTCPARKPLPENVQFYATAEEALTAGFRPCKRCQPLSVKGEAPEVVQQALKLLDHHPRVRWTDENLQEKGLDPLTLRRWFKQHHGMTFHTYARARRLGLALGQIQQGEKLDAAAFDHGYESESGFRAALEHTTGRPSAHARTLNVLHYTQILTPLGPMVAMAEDAGLVLLEFTDRPALPDEVQELREKHAYTPLPGDHKHLQHVREELSLYFSGKLQQFTVPLCMPSTPFQQKVWEALQQIPYGTTTTYGKLAESLGQGGASRAVGRANGQNRIAIVVPCHRVMGADGTLTGYGGGQARKQKLLELEKQQVAALLLPT, from the coding sequence ATGCCCCTCCCTTCTGTTGCAGAAATGATCAAAGCCATGCTGGACAGCAACCCTGCATTTGAAGGGGTGTTTTTCACCGCGGTGCGAACCACCCGCATTTTCTGCCGTCCCACCTGTCCGGCCCGCAAGCCCCTCCCGGAGAACGTGCAGTTTTACGCCACCGCAGAGGAGGCCCTCACGGCAGGTTTTCGCCCTTGCAAGCGGTGTCAGCCCCTTTCAGTGAAAGGGGAAGCCCCAGAGGTGGTGCAGCAAGCCCTGAAATTGTTGGACCACCATCCGAGGGTCCGCTGGACCGATGAGAACTTGCAGGAAAAAGGACTGGACCCCCTCACCTTGCGACGCTGGTTCAAACAGCATCACGGCATGACGTTTCACACTTATGCCAGAGCGCGCCGTCTGGGGCTGGCACTCGGGCAAATCCAGCAGGGAGAGAAACTGGATGCTGCTGCATTCGATCACGGTTACGAATCGGAGAGCGGTTTCCGGGCTGCACTGGAACACACCACGGGTCGTCCGTCTGCCCATGCCAGAACCCTGAACGTTTTGCATTACACCCAGATCCTGACGCCCCTTGGTCCCATGGTGGCCATGGCCGAAGACGCCGGATTGGTCTTGCTGGAATTCACAGACCGCCCTGCCCTGCCCGATGAGGTGCAGGAACTGCGGGAAAAACACGCCTACACCCCTCTGCCCGGAGACCACAAGCACCTGCAACATGTGCGTGAAGAACTTTCCTTGTACTTCTCTGGAAAGTTGCAGCAGTTCACGGTTCCGCTGTGCATGCCCTCGACCCCTTTTCAACAGAAGGTGTGGGAGGCTTTGCAGCAGATTCCTTATGGGACCACCACCACCTACGGCAAACTGGCAGAGTCGCTCGGGCAGGGTGGGGCGAGCAGGGCAGTGGGCCGGGCCAATGGTCAAAACCGCATCGCCATTGTGGTGCCCTGCCACCGGGTGATGGGTGCAGATGGCACCCTGACCGGCTATGGCGGAGGTCAAGCCCGCAAGCAAAAACTGCTGGAACTGGAAAAACAGCAGGTGGCTGCTTTGTTGTTGCCCACTTGA
- a CDS encoding tetracycline resistance MFS efflux pump, which yields MKPKPHPRPALPFIFVTLLLDMLGLGLILPVMPGLVADLSGMQASQSYGLLIALYALAQLLASPLLGSLSDRIGRRPVLLGSTLLAAVAYLMITFSPSLGFLMLARALSGVAAASAGVANAFIADLSTPENRARHFGMVGAALSLGLIVGPALGGILGQHGLRLPFMVAAGCALLNGLYGLVFLQESLPSEKRHPQKPDPRIGFQTLWNTSGLRVLGWVSLLTSLALQCITSTWVLHGANRYQWGPSESGLALTAAGVLGVLVQVFLVGKVLKRLGIHASILLALLCGTVGYLMYGLSSQAWMFYLFMPISCLMGIGGPALQAQVAARTPTHLQGNVQGSFSALGSLAGVFGPLVATQLFEHFTRPSNLQLPGVAFFAAALLVLSAAVVYHLQETRQSSASHTQIQ from the coding sequence ATGAAACCGAAACCACACCCTCGACCCGCCCTGCCTTTCATTTTTGTGACCCTGCTGCTCGACATGCTGGGACTGGGATTGATCCTGCCTGTGATGCCCGGCTTGGTGGCAGACCTCTCAGGGATGCAAGCCAGCCAGAGTTATGGCCTCTTGATTGCCCTTTATGCCCTTGCCCAACTCTTGGCCTCTCCCCTTCTGGGCAGCCTCAGTGACCGCATCGGACGGCGACCTGTGCTGCTCGGATCCACCCTGCTTGCAGCGGTGGCTTACCTGATGATCACCTTCAGTCCCTCACTCGGATTTCTGATGCTGGCGCGTGCCCTCTCAGGGGTTGCGGCAGCCAGTGCAGGGGTGGCCAATGCTTTCATTGCAGACCTCAGCACGCCAGAGAACCGTGCACGCCATTTCGGAATGGTGGGGGCAGCCCTCAGCCTCGGGCTGATTGTGGGACCTGCATTGGGAGGGATTCTCGGGCAGCATGGTTTGCGCCTTCCTTTCATGGTGGCAGCAGGATGTGCCCTCTTGAACGGCCTCTACGGTCTGGTTTTCCTGCAAGAATCCCTACCCAGCGAAAAACGCCACCCGCAGAAGCCCGATCCCCGCATCGGTTTTCAAACCCTCTGGAACACCTCTGGCTTACGGGTGCTGGGATGGGTGTCCCTACTGACCTCTCTGGCCTTGCAGTGCATCACCAGCACATGGGTGCTGCACGGGGCCAACCGTTACCAGTGGGGGCCTTCGGAAAGTGGACTGGCCCTGACCGCAGCAGGGGTGCTCGGGGTGCTGGTACAGGTCTTTCTGGTTGGAAAAGTGCTGAAACGGCTGGGCATCCATGCCTCCATCCTGCTGGCTTTGCTGTGTGGGACTGTGGGATACCTGATGTACGGACTGTCTTCACAGGCCTGGATGTTTTACCTGTTCATGCCCATCTCCTGCCTGATGGGGATTGGAGGCCCTGCCCTTCAAGCACAGGTCGCAGCACGGACGCCCACCCACCTGCAAGGCAACGTGCAGGGCAGTTTCAGCGCACTGGGCAGCCTTGCCGGGGTGTTCGGACCTCTGGTGGCCACCCAACTGTTTGAGCACTTCACCCGACCTTCCAACCTACAATTGCCGGGCGTGGCCTTCTTCGCAGCTGCCCTGCTGGTGCTGTCTGCCGCGGTGGTGTACCACCTTCAGGAAACCCGCCAGAGTTCAGCTTCCCACACGCAAATCCAGTGA
- a CDS encoding SDR family NAD(P)-dependent oxidoreductase, producing the protein MELTRKKTIVTGAASGIGQALIAELCKQDVQIVAVDVRPIDLSAFEHPERITPLAFDLSRPEQVDALFEQALGLLGRIDLFVANAGFAYYEHLNHADWEHMERIFQVNVFSAIHAALKMQELNRHKPYRVVITASAMAYIPLPKYALYSSTKAALHAFADSHRWQLSDPRSLVLVYPIATRTAFFQQASSKTPVPWPSQTPQEVARAILRGIEADQTSIFPSDVFRVGLKLRAVLPFLHRLIQWREQVRKK; encoded by the coding sequence GTGGAACTCACCCGCAAGAAAACCATCGTGACCGGAGCAGCTTCCGGCATCGGGCAAGCGCTCATTGCAGAACTCTGCAAGCAGGACGTGCAGATTGTGGCGGTGGATGTGCGACCCATCGACCTGTCTGCTTTTGAGCACCCCGAGCGCATCACCCCTCTGGCCTTTGACCTGTCCAGACCCGAGCAGGTGGATGCCCTGTTCGAGCAGGCACTTGGCCTTCTGGGCCGGATTGATTTGTTTGTTGCCAATGCTGGATTTGCTTACTACGAGCACCTGAACCATGCCGACTGGGAGCACATGGAACGGATTTTTCAGGTGAATGTGTTTTCTGCAATCCACGCAGCCCTGAAAATGCAGGAGCTGAACCGGCACAAGCCGTACCGGGTGGTGATCACGGCTTCTGCCATGGCGTACATTCCCCTTCCAAAATATGCCCTGTACTCCTCTACCAAAGCTGCACTGCACGCTTTTGCAGACAGCCACCGCTGGCAACTGTCCGATCCCAGGTCTCTGGTGCTGGTTTATCCGATTGCCACCCGGACGGCGTTTTTTCAGCAGGCCAGCTCAAAGACCCCGGTTCCGTGGCCCAGTCAGACCCCTCAGGAAGTTGCCCGGGCCATCCTGAGAGGCATCGAAGCCGATCAGACCTCCATTTTTCCGTCGGATGTGTTTCGGGTGGGGCTCAAGCTCCGGGCGGTGCTGCCTTTTTTGCACCGCTTGATCCAGTGGCGTGAACAGGTGCGGAAGAAGTAG
- a CDS encoding MerR family transcriptional regulator — protein sequence MKIGALSKQTGVSVRAIRHYDQMGLLTSQREENGYRSFSPEDVKRVQLIRLFLSIGFQLDEIRKYGPCWKDEVSPLDDTPVALTVAFYERKLEQLNGQIDILQEIRNRLESQVRTLREHL from the coding sequence ATGAAGATCGGTGCCCTCTCCAAACAGACCGGGGTCAGTGTCCGGGCCATCCGGCATTACGACCAGATGGGCCTCCTCACCTCACAACGCGAGGAGAACGGGTACCGCAGCTTCAGTCCAGAGGACGTCAAACGGGTCCAACTGATCCGCCTGTTCCTCAGCATTGGATTTCAACTGGACGAAATCCGCAAATATGGCCCCTGCTGGAAAGACGAAGTTTCACCTCTGGACGACACCCCGGTTGCCCTCACAGTGGCGTTTTATGAACGCAAACTGGAGCAACTGAACGGTCAAATCGACATCCTGCAGGAAATCCGCAACCGCCTGGAATCACAGGTGCGCACCCTGCGCGAACACCTGTAA
- a CDS encoding MBL fold metallo-hydrolase, translated as MHLKLLRNATLRLSYAGHEILIDPMLGGKHTLPAFAGKESNPTCDLPVDISEAISGIELVVVSHLHPDHFDETARDLLPKNLPLLVQPGDEAAFEKAGFQHIHPLTDRFEWQGLSFTRTAGEHGSGPILSRMGNVMGFVLQAENEPTVYWLGDTVLTPQVLQTALDLKPDVVVTHSGGAVIADTLLIMDHLQTLQLAQQLPEATVVAVHMESLDHCMVSRHELREAGKAAGLREGQLQVPEDGEGLWL; from the coding sequence ATGCACCTGAAACTGCTTCGCAATGCCACCCTGCGCCTGTCCTACGCTGGACACGAAATCTTGATTGACCCCATGCTGGGGGGCAAACACACCCTGCCTGCTTTCGCTGGAAAAGAAAGCAATCCCACCTGTGATCTGCCTGTAGATATCTCCGAAGCCATCTCTGGCATCGAACTGGTGGTCGTGTCCCACCTGCACCCCGACCACTTCGATGAAACCGCCAGAGACCTCCTTCCCAAAAACCTCCCTTTGCTGGTCCAACCCGGTGATGAAGCAGCCTTTGAAAAGGCAGGCTTCCAGCACATCCATCCCCTGACAGACCGTTTTGAGTGGCAGGGACTGTCTTTCACGCGCACGGCAGGTGAGCACGGCAGTGGTCCCATCCTGTCTCGCATGGGAAATGTGATGGGTTTTGTGCTGCAAGCCGAAAATGAACCCACAGTCTACTGGCTTGGAGACACGGTCCTCACCCCACAGGTCCTGCAAACCGCTCTGGACCTGAAGCCCGACGTGGTTGTGACCCACTCGGGCGGAGCGGTGATCGCAGACACCCTGTTGATCATGGACCACCTGCAAACCCTGCAGCTTGCCCAGCAGTTGCCAGAGGCCACCGTGGTTGCGGTGCACATGGAAAGCCTTGACCATTGCATGGTCAGCCGACATGAACTCAGGGAGGCCGGAAAAGCTGCTGGACTCAGGGAAGGCCAGTTGCAGGTTCCAGAGGACGGTGAAGGGCTCTGGCTTTAA
- a CDS encoding cellulase family glycosylhydrolase: MKKHIALLMTTLLLASCSKQTTPETPSKPIRDPRVSSQALRMPVVTFQVRGSTIYDLNNQPFTVRGAGVLYHTFMGMDDGGYGIGDLQHLPEQLTSLKQMGVNLVRIFVTASILDPTPLPGTKPTATPYPRLETLKQAVDTINREGMVALIANSYSDDPNLNVQVLKVLASTFRGNSLVWLTPMNEPNCAVSEFQTGDPPHCGDWDVWRTQQNLYIKTIRDQRFVGPLLINGVAYSQDLTRVSEGLLSDPNNNLIFGAHRYGDHHVSFTATEEQEVQQLWANITQYPVVIDEVGADNGEDFLNSPEWTRGFMEFACQWTQHQGGDGAIAFTSYTSDGNSLFEDAGYDDGNEDDIPSPVLPLVLTEWGNTFFEKFVFPVKTGLPCIDVIQPWEPLPGDVIGPGDPSLPVN; the protein is encoded by the coding sequence ATGAAAAAACACATCGCTTTGCTGATGACCACATTGCTTTTGGCTTCCTGTTCAAAACAGACCACCCCAGAGACCCCCAGCAAACCCATCCGTGACCCGAGGGTGTCCAGCCAGGCCCTCAGGATGCCAGTGGTCACTTTTCAGGTGCGTGGTTCCACCATTTACGACCTGAACAACCAGCCTTTCACGGTCAGGGGAGCAGGTGTCCTGTACCACACCTTCATGGGCATGGACGATGGTGGTTATGGAATCGGCGATTTGCAGCACCTTCCTGAGCAACTGACCAGCCTGAAACAAATGGGGGTCAATCTGGTGCGGATTTTTGTGACCGCTTCGATTCTGGACCCCACACCCCTGCCGGGCACCAAACCCACGGCCACCCCTTATCCAAGGCTGGAAACCCTCAAGCAGGCTGTGGACACCATCAACCGTGAAGGCATGGTGGCCCTGATTGCCAACTCCTACTCGGACGACCCGAACCTCAACGTGCAGGTTTTGAAGGTGCTGGCTTCCACCTTCAGGGGCAACAGTCTGGTGTGGCTCACCCCCATGAACGAACCGAACTGTGCAGTGTCTGAATTCCAGACCGGAGATCCTCCACATTGTGGCGATTGGGACGTGTGGAGAACCCAGCAAAACCTGTACATCAAAACCATTCGAGACCAGCGTTTTGTGGGTCCACTGTTGATCAATGGGGTGGCCTATTCTCAGGACCTCACTCGGGTGTCTGAAGGGCTGCTCAGTGATCCCAACAACAACCTGATTTTTGGGGCGCACCGGTACGGAGACCACCATGTGTCTTTCACTGCCACGGAAGAACAAGAAGTGCAACAGTTGTGGGCCAACATCACCCAGTATCCTGTGGTGATCGATGAAGTGGGTGCGGACAATGGGGAAGACTTCCTCAACAGCCCGGAGTGGACCAGAGGTTTCATGGAATTTGCATGCCAATGGACCCAGCATCAAGGGGGAGATGGAGCCATTGCATTCACCAGTTACACCTCGGATGGCAACTCGCTGTTTGAGGATGCCGGTTACGACGATGGCAACGAGGACGACATCCCTTCTCCGGTGTTGCCTCTGGTTTTGACCGAATGGGGAAACACCTTCTTCGAGAAGTTTGTGTTTCCGGTCAAAACCGGGTTGCCCTGCATCGATGTCATCCAACCGTGGGAGCCTCTGCCCGGTGATGTGATTGGCCCGGGAGATCCTTCTTTGCCCGTGAACTGA
- a CDS encoding DUF2239 family protein — translation MDDSTLYTIFHGNRKMHTGNLLDTLTHLKTHPGPLDVQHNILIFNDQTGSTIDFDLRGSLEEVLDRHQTTPKAGRGRPKLGVVAREVTLFPRHWEWLEQQPGGASAALRRLIEEARKKDENSVRQAQTAADRFMQVMAGDLSGYQEASRALYASDRARFEMHIGHWPEDIKTHTLKLAEPAFQ, via the coding sequence ATGGACGATTCAACCCTTTACACCATCTTTCACGGCAATCGGAAAATGCACACTGGAAACCTGCTGGACACCCTCACCCACCTCAAAACCCACCCGGGGCCTCTGGATGTGCAGCACAACATCCTGATCTTCAACGACCAGACCGGCAGCACCATTGATTTTGACCTCAGGGGCAGCCTTGAAGAGGTGCTGGACCGCCACCAGACCACACCAAAAGCTGGACGTGGACGGCCCAAACTCGGGGTGGTGGCCCGGGAAGTCACCCTGTTCCCGAGGCACTGGGAATGGCTGGAACAACAACCCGGCGGGGCTTCTGCTGCCCTGCGTCGCCTGATCGAAGAGGCCCGCAAGAAAGACGAAAATTCCGTCAGGCAAGCGCAAACTGCTGCAGACCGCTTCATGCAGGTGATGGCCGGAGACCTCAGCGGTTATCAGGAAGCCTCCAGAGCCCTGTACGCCTCGGACCGTGCCCGTTTTGAAATGCACATTGGGCACTGGCCCGAAGACATCAAAACCCACACCCTCAAACTGGCTGAGCCTGCTTTTCAGTAA